The following coding sequences are from one Kallotenue papyrolyticum window:
- the rpmI gene encoding 50S ribosomal protein L35, giving the protein MPKLKTHKGAQKRFKVTGAGTFMQPKGMKSHFRRRRSARVKRMLDKMLVTDVSNVKRLKKRLLPYGS; this is encoded by the coding sequence ATGCCCAAACTCAAAACGCACAAGGGCGCGCAAAAGCGGTTCAAAGTCACCGGCGCGGGCACATTCATGCAGCCCAAAGGCATGAAGAGCCACTTCCGCCGCCGCCGCTCGGCGCGCGTCAAGCGCATGCTTGACAAGATGCTGGTTACCGACGTGTCGAACGTCAAGCGCCTGAAGAAGCGGCTGCTGCCCTACGGCTCGTAG
- the rplT gene encoding 50S ribosomal protein L20, protein MARVKRGMMTRKRHNKLLRQAKGYRGGRRRLYKAAHEQVMRSLAYAYRHRRTRKRDMRRLWIVRINAAARQYGLSYSRFINGLKLAGIEIDRKQLADLAVRDGAAFGQIAQQVQRALSA, encoded by the coding sequence ATGGCTCGCGTCAAACGCGGCATGATGACGCGCAAGCGTCACAACAAACTCCTTCGTCAAGCGAAGGGCTACCGTGGCGGGCGGCGCCGCTTGTACAAGGCCGCCCACGAACAGGTGATGCGCTCGCTGGCGTATGCGTATCGCCATCGCCGTACGCGCAAGCGCGATATGCGCCGCCTGTGGATCGTGCGCATCAATGCGGCGGCGCGCCAGTATGGCCTGAGCTACAGCCGCTTCATCAACGGCCTCAAGCTGGCCGGCATCGAGATCGATCGCAAGCAGCTTGCCGATCTGGCCGTGCGCGACGGCGCGGCCTTTGGCCAGATCGCGCAACAGGTGCAGCGCGCATTGTCGGCCTAA
- a CDS encoding RNA methyltransferase has translation MGVVITNPKNPTVKHLRSLMANRKARRHERLFVIEGVRAVEEALRSHAQIAFGVYNAEQLADSERGRAVLAALREQRGVQPASPEVIAAVSDTVTPQGVVLAVGWPALTPQRRGITLVLDALQDPGNVGTLLRAAEATAVAQVICISGTADVYSPKVVRAAMGAHFRLPIVQDVSWEQAPALLADADHIYAAVPDATMPYYAADWRQPAALIIGNEANGISAAGLALATKRISIPMAAPVESLNAAVAGSVILFEAYRQRRLGRS, from the coding sequence ATGGGCGTTGTGATCACCAATCCGAAAAACCCAACCGTCAAACATCTCCGCTCGTTGATGGCCAATCGCAAGGCTCGGCGTCACGAGCGGTTGTTTGTCATCGAGGGCGTGCGCGCCGTCGAAGAAGCGCTCCGCTCGCATGCGCAGATCGCCTTCGGCGTGTATAATGCCGAACAACTAGCGGATAGCGAGCGTGGTCGGGCCGTGCTCGCCGCGCTGCGCGAACAACGGGGAGTGCAGCCGGCCAGCCCCGAGGTGATCGCCGCCGTGAGCGATACCGTCACGCCGCAGGGCGTGGTGCTGGCGGTCGGCTGGCCCGCGCTCACACCGCAACGTCGCGGCATCACGCTGGTGCTGGATGCGTTGCAGGATCCGGGCAACGTCGGCACGCTGCTGCGCGCGGCGGAGGCGACCGCTGTGGCACAGGTGATCTGCATCAGCGGCACTGCCGACGTGTACAGTCCAAAGGTGGTGCGTGCCGCAATGGGAGCGCACTTTCGCCTGCCGATCGTCCAGGACGTGAGCTGGGAGCAGGCGCCGGCGCTGCTTGCGGATGCCGATCACATCTATGCGGCGGTGCCGGACGCGACGATGCCCTACTACGCTGCCGACTGGCGTCAGCCCGCGGCGCTGATCATCGGCAACGAGGCCAACGGCATCAGCGCGGCCGGTCTGGCGCTGGCCACCAAGCGCATCAGCATCCCGATGGCCGCGCCGGTCGAGTCGCTCAATGCTGCAGTCGCCGGCAGCGTGATCCTGTTTGAAGCCTATCGTCAGCGCCGGTTGGGCCGTAGCTAG